ACCGGAATCAAGATCGCAAGGGGAGCACCTATGGATTACGTAGCACAAGCCCGTTTTCCACAGAAGCATCCGGCCAGTCTGCTGATGGTCGGTCTGCTGCACGCAGGTATCGTGTACGGCCTGGTTTACGGCCTGCAGCATGGCAGCACGCTGGTCAGCACCGTACTTCAGCCCGTGACCCTGGTGCCGGATCAACCTAAACCCAAGGTTGAGCCCGCGCCAGTCAAGATGCCCCTGCCCACAACACGGGTCGATATCCGTATCGCACCGATTGACCCGCCACCCATCGCCCCCAGTGTACCTGTCATGCCGGACACCCTCCCGGCCACGCCGCCCGCAACCGGACAGGCCGCACCCATTGGTCAGGTCGACGCACGACCTGCCGGCCCACCGCTTACCCCTTCGGTGGCATGCAGCAATTACGGCGAGATCCAGACCATGCTTGGCGATAAGTTGCCCATCGTGGCCGACAAGGCGGATTTCGCCGCACGCGGCATCAGTCAGTTCGACATGCTGGTGCAGGTACTCGTCGGCGCCCATGGCGAGATCAAGTCCGCCCAGGTGCGCAGCACCACCCATGCCTACGCGAGCAGTGCCATGCAGGGCACGGTGCTGGCCAGCATGCGCAGACTCAAGTGCGCAGGTCAAGGCGTGGACATGAACATGCAGGTGCCGCTGAGCTTTTCGCTGATTGATTGACTTACCTTGATACCCGGTAGGACCGGTCCACGCCGTGCCTACCGGGTCTACCGCGTGATTCGCCAGAGCACACCGGGCTACGAATCGCTAAAATCCGCGCATTCCCCACCTTGCCGCAAGCCCCCCCTGATGGTCTTGCGGCCCGTCCGGACCTGCGCCATGCCCAAACTGCATATTTCCACCGCTTTTGATTCCGGTTCCATCGAGGTTGTCAGCCTTGACGATCACCGCGATATCCAGCTGCGTATCAAGCCTGATAACGCCAGCGAATTCGCCCAGTGGTTCCACTTCCGCCTGCAAGGCGCAGCCGGCCTGCCGGTGACCTTGCGTTTCCTCAATGCCGGCAGCAGTGCCTACCCGGACTGGCATGGCTACCGTGTGGTGGCCAGTTACGATCGCCAGCACTGGTTCCGCATCGATACCGAATTCGATGGCCAGGTCATGAGCGCTTCGCTCACGCCGTACACCAACAGCATTTACTTTGCGTACTTCGAGCCCTACTCCTGGGAACGCCATCTCGATCTGCTGGGCTTTGCCGCAGGTTCGGACAAGGTCGAGGTCGAGCACCTGGGCGCCACGCTCGATGGTCGCGACATGAACGTGCTGCGCATCACCAATGAAGAAAGCAGCGTGCCCGTGGAGCACCGCAAGCAGGTCTGGCTCATCGCACGCCAGCATCCTGGCGAAACCATGGCCGAGTGGTTCGTGGAAGGATTCCTCGAACGGCTGCTCGATGGCGATGATCCGGTCAGCCGCGTGTTGCTGGACAAATGTGTATTCCATGTCGTGCCCAACATGAATCCCGATGGCTCGGTGCGGGGCAATCTGCGCACCAACGCTGCTGGTGCCAACCTTAACCGCGAATGGGGTACCCCCACGCTGGCTCGCTCCCCCGAGGTCTATCTGGTACGCGAGAAGATGCGCGAGACCGGCGTCGATCTGTTTCTGGATGCCCACGGCGATGAGGCCCGTCCCTACAACTTTGTGGCAGGCTGCGAGGGCAACCCCGGCTACACGCCGCGCCTGCATCATCTGGAAGAAGCGTTCAAGGCGGCCTGGATTGCTGTCTCGCCCGATTTCCAGGACGTGCATGGTTACGACAAGGATGCACCGGGCGAAGCCAATCTGACCCTCGCGACCAACTGGGTCGGTCAGCATTTCGATTGCCTGAGCTACACCATCGAGATGCCGTTCAAGGACAACGCCAACCTGCCCGACGAGGAATACGGCTGGAGTGGCGAGCGCTCCAAGAAGCTGGGTGCAGGCGTGCTGAATGCGGTCTACAGCGTGATCGACACGGTGCGCTGACATGAGCCAGCCCAACGAAACGGTCCACTACTACCGCCATACCGATGGCGGCCTCTACAGCTTTGTGGCCCACGCAAGGTCGGCTGATACCACCGGCCCGCTGGTGGTCTACGAACATCTGTGGCCGTTTGACCAAGGCCTGTGGGTACGCGACCGCACCGAGTTCGAAACCCGCTTCACACCCTGTACCAAGGCTGAAGTCGATGCCGCCATGCAGGGCAAGCGCGACGAAGCCCAGGCAGCGGTCAATGCCGCCAAGGCCGCGCGCCGGGCAGCCAAAGGCGCATGAGCGCGTCGCTGTACCCGGCCGTTCAGGCCGCGATTGCCGAAACCGACCCCGAAGCCAAGGCAGCTGCTGCCACGGCGCTGTGGACGCAGTGGCAGCGCGGTGAGCTGAACGCCGGGCACGGCTGGTCGGCACCCGCTACGACGCCGGGCCGGCCAGCCCGGCCCGAGCTGGTGCACCCACAGCAGCTGTCGCACCGCAAACTCGGCTCGCCAGGTGGCCGCGCGGCGCTGATCCACGCGATTGCGCATATCGAGTTCAACGCCATCAATCTGGCCCTCGATCACGCCGCCCGCTTTGCCGGCATGCCCGCCGACTACTACGCAGACTGGTTGCGCGTGGCGGCCGAGGAAGCATTGCATTTCCGGCTGCTGCGCCAGCATCTGCACACACTGGATGCCGACTACGGCGACTTCCCGGCCCACAACGCGCTCTGGGAGATGGCCGAACGCACGGCGGATGATGTGCTGGCACGCATGGCGCTGGTACCGCGCCTGCTCGAAGCACGAGGACTGGATGTCACGCCCGGCATGCAGGCACGCCTGCTCGCCGCCGGGGATACCCAAGCCGCGGCCATACTCGACATCATCTTCCGCGACGAAGTCGGCCATGTGGCGGTAGGCAACCGCTGGTTCCGCCACCTTTGTCACGAACGTAACCTCGACCCGGTGGCCGAGTTCCGTCGCCTGCTGCGCAGGTACCGCGCCCCTCGGCAGATCGGGGAGCTGAATATCGAAGCCCGCCTGCGGGCGGGCTTCGAGACCAGTGAACTGGATGCACTACGGGATTACTCGGTCAACGGCTGAACCAGCGAATCCGGCGGGTCTAGCAGGGTGCCAATAAGGCTGCAGGCCGCATTGCACCAATGATGCTGGCGGCGCAATGCGCTGCGCTTATTGCACCCTAGGGGGCGGCTTGTTGCCCTACATGCAGCGCAAGTGCGCTGTTGCTGGGCAGACTCAGGCTGGCCATGCCATCGGCGGCGACGGTTACCGCTTGACCGGTACACACCCCGCTGGCCATCAGACCCGTCAGCACATCACAGTACTTGCCGGCGGGCAGCCCGGTCTGGAACGCGCGGCTCAGCGCCGAGGCTTCGCGGTTGATAGCCACAAAACCCTTGGTCCCGCGCGAGAATGCAATCGCATTGGCGCCGTTATCCCACCAGTTGGTCATTGACGTGCCGGCCACGGCACGACGGAAGCCCACCATATTGGCCACGGCGCGGTCGCGGTGCTCACACACCCATTGGCCTGTCGTCGCCGCTTCCACCGAGGCCGCACAGGCCAGCGCTCCTGCTGGCGGGCCCGCATCACGACCGGCCAGACTGCTACGGTCAAAACCGTAGCCCGACAGAATCGACGGGTAGCCATACGACTGCGCCAGCATCCAGACATTGGCCAAACGCCAGATGGCGCCATCGCGGTAACCCAAACCGGGGTTGCCCGTATCCCGCGCCGTATCGTGGTTTTCAAGGAATACCACCGCCTTGTCGGCCGGCATCAGCCCCCAGGCAGCGGCCGAGAACTGGGCGCCCGCCGGGCCGGCCGGATTGAGTTCGGCCAGTTTCTGGCTGCCCTTTTGCAGGAACTTGTCGCTGACGCCACGGAACTTGAACTCGGTAATATCCGAAGCCCCACCCGAGCCGTAGGCCAAACCAAAGTAGTCGGACTTCTGGACCGCCTCACCACCGTAATCGATCACTTCGGCAAAGTAGTACGGCAACGGCTTGCCCTCGGCCGCCAGCGTCTGGTTCACCTTGGCGAGAATCGCGTTGAGCTCCACGGGCTGGATATGCTTGGCCGCATCGATGCGGAAACCGGCCACGCCCAAACGGGCTAGCGCCAGCAGGTAATCCGCGAGCTTTTGCTGCACGCTGGCCGAGCCGGTGTCCAGGTCCGCCAGCCCGACCAGCTCGCAATCCTGCACATTGGCCACGCTCTGGTAATTGTTGACGCCACAAGTCGCGTGGAAATCTGCCTGGGCAAACAGGCCCGGATAGTTGTACTTGGTGTACGCCGTTCCCGCCGTGCCCGTTCCACTGCCCGCGGTCATATGGTTTATTACCGCATCGGCGTAGATCGCCACACCCGCCGCCTTGCACCGCCCCACCATATCGACAAACTCGGCGCGGGTACCAGAGCGGCTCTTGTCGAGGCTATGGCTGACGGGCTGGTAGCGGGTCCACCATGCACTGCCCGCAATATGTTCCTGAGGCGGAGAAATCTGTACTGCCTGGTAGCCACGCGGACCCAGCACAGTCTCGCACTCGGTGGCGATGTCCGCCCACTTCCATTCAAACAGATGCACCATCACATCACCGGCTGCAGCGTGGCCGCTGGCGCGATAGGTGGGGTCCAGTACCGGGCGGGTCGGTGGGGTCGGGTTGGGTGGCGGCGTCTGGGGCGGTGTAGTTCCACTCCCTCCAGCGCTACCTGATCCACCACCGCCTCCACAGGCGAATAGCAACGACAACAGGGCGATACTCGCCCAGCGGGTTTTGACTTGCATGGCTCACTCCGATTATCTGTAGTTTTGTTTCAAGCATCGGTTTGGCGATGATCAGCAGCTTGCACGGGGTAGTCAAACCGCATTCACTACATACGCCGCAACTGTGGCTGCTATGGTGAGTAGGGCCTCCATCGGCACCGTGGCTTGGCGTTATCCCGCGCCGACACCGTACGTTGATGCCGGGACGACCCGACGCCCAGACCCCGGCGGCCTGCGCGCCATGTTCATGACCCCTACATCGCCACGATCCCGACGCCATGCTCTATGTCATCTCACGCCTGCTGATGCTGGCCATGCTGACCGCGGTGGTTCAGGCCACCCCCATCCGGCTCTGCCACGATGACGAAACCGTCCGTAGCGACCCGTCCGCACACCTCATCCTGATGCGCGAACTCCAGCGGCAGTCGGGCCACGCTATCCAGCTGCATGGCCGCGCCTGGACCCGCTGCCTGGCAGAACTGCGCGCCGACGTCTGGGATGGCGCGGTGGGCGCCTCTTTCACGCCGGAGCGGGCGGAGATGGCGATCTACCCGATGAAGGCGGGTCAGCCCGATGCGGCGTTGAGCCTCAATATCGATAGTTACAGCCTGTATCGGCTGCGGGAGGGGACCGCCAGTTGGGATGGTCAGCGTTTCAGCGGCATCCACGGCCTGGTGGGTGTGCAGCGAGGCTATTCGATCATGAATGACCTGCAAGCCGCCCAGCTGACACTGGACCCCAGCGCCAGCTCAGCCGGGGACAATCTGCGCAAATTGCTGGCGGGCCGCCTTGTCGCGGCGGTGCTGCTATCCAGCGATGCGGAATATGCCATCCAGCAGCATCCCGATTTCCAGCAGCGCATCCTGCGCATCGACCCGCCGGTCGTCGTCAAGCCGTTCTATCTGGTTTTTTCACGCCGTTTCGCCCGCCAGCACCCTGATGTGGTCCAGCAACTCTGGCAAACCCTGCCCGCCGTGCGGGATTCGGCTGCCGTGCGCAAGGCCCAGATGGCACTGCGGCGCAAGTAGGCTCGCGGTTATAATCGACCTTCTCCTTCCGCCGCTTCCCCGGAGTCTTCCATGACCGCCATCCGTCAGCAGGATTTCATCGACAGCATTGCCGATGCGCTGCAATACATCTCCTACTACCACCCCAAGGACTACATCGACGCCTTGGGCAAGGCCTACGAGCTGGAGCAATCGCCGGCTGCCAAGGACGCCATCGCGCAGATCCTCACCAACAGCCGTATGTGCGCCGAAGGCCACCGCCCGATTTGCCAGGACACCGGCATCGTCTGCGCCTTCGTGAAGATCGGCATGGGCGTGAAGTGGGACGACGCCACGATGAGCATCGAGGACATGGTCAACGCCGGTACGCGCAAAGCCTATCTGCACCCCGACAACAAGCTGCGGGCTTCGGTGCTGGTGGACCCGGCCGGCAAGCGCCTGAATACCAAGGACAACACCCCCGCCGTCACCCATATCGAACTGGTGCCCGGCAACACGGTGGAAGTGCACATCGCCGCCAAGGGCGGTGGCTCGGAGAACAAATCCAAGTTTGCGATGCTTAACCCGTCCGACAGCATCGTGGACTGGGTGCTCAAGACCGTGCCGCTGATGGGCGCCGGCTGGTGCCCGCCAGGCATGCTGGGTATCGGCATTGGCGGCACCGCCGAGAAAGCCATGCTGCTGGCCAAGCGCTCGTTGATGGACCCGATCGACATCCAGGAACTGATCGCCCGCGGCCCCAACAACCGCGTCGAGGAGCTGCGTCTGGAGCTGTACGAGAAGGTCAATGCGCTGGGCATCGGCGCGCAGGGCTTGGGTGGTCTCGCCACCGTGCTCGACGTGAAGATCTACGACTACCCGACCCACGCCGCCAGCCTGCCGATTGCGATGATTCCGAACTGCGCGGCCACCCGCCATGTGCATTTCGAACTCGACGGCAGCGGCCCGGCCGAACTCGAAGCCCCCAAGCTCGAAGACTGGCCGCAAGTGACCTGGAAACCCGCAGCCGACGCTACCCGTGTGGACCTGAACAGCATCACCCAGGCACAGGTTGCCAGCTGGAAGCCGGGCCAGACCCTGCTGCTCAACGGCAAGCTGCTGACCGGCCGCGACGCCGCCCACAAGCGTATGGTCGACATGCTCAACAAGGGCGAAAAGCTGCCCGTCGATTTCGCTGGCCGGTTCATCTATTACGTCGGCCCGGTTGACCCGGTACGTGACGAAGTCGTCGGCCCGGCAGGCCCCACCACCGCCACGCGCATGGACAAGTTCACCGAGCAGGTGCTGGCGCAAACCGGTCTACTGGGCATGATCGGCAAGGCCGAACGCGGCCCGGCCGGCCTGGACGCCATCAAGAAACACCAGTCGGTGTACCTGATGGCCGTGGGCGGCGCGGCCTACCTGGTCTCCAAGGCCATCAAGGGCGCCAAGGTGGTGGGCTTTGAAGACCTGGGCATGGAAGCCATCTATGAGTTCGACGTGGTTGATATGCCTGTTACCGTCGCCGTCGATTCGCAAGGCACCTCGGTGCACAAGACCGGCCCTGCCGAGTGGCAGGCACGCATCGGCAAGATTCCGGTCGCCACGGTCTGATCCGGCAATGCCCCGAAAACCCGGCCTTGTGCCGGGTTTTTTTCATGCCACGCTAACGGGCACTCTGCCTTGTCTGCGCAGACCCGAGACAGATCACCAAGCAGCTAGGCCAGCCAGCCGCGCTAGTCTATAAATCAGCGGCCCGTTGGCGTTAGCACGCCACACGGCGCGCAAACGAGCCAAGTTGTCGCGTCGTGCATCGCCCATGCACTGCTACACTGGCCGCTGAGCGCGGTGTGACACAGCTGGAGGAAGCCGTGCACGCCAGAAACTCCCCGTCAGCCCGATCAAGCCACAAAGCGCCATGGACAAGAGCCCGCATATCCTGATTGCCGACGATTATCACCAGATGCGTCTGGCCGTTCAGCACGTGCTGAGCGAAATGCAATTACACAATGTACACGTTGCCACCCACGGTGCCGAAGCCCGGCAGATGCTGGAAACCGTACCGGTATCGCTGATCATTGCCGACTGGAACATGCCCGGCATGAACGGCTACGACTTGCTGTGCTGGTGCCGTAACGACCCGCATTACAAGGACATTCCGTTCATCCTGCTGACTGCGGAATCGGGACGCGAATCCCTCAAGCAAGCCATTGATGCCGGGGTCAGTGATTACCTGGTCAAGCCCTTTACGGCAGCCACCTTGCGCAGCCGGGTGTTGCGCCAGCTGGCGCCCCAGTCGCAAATGCGCCAGCGGGCTGTCATGCCCACTACGCCAGCCTCGGCCGAAGTACCAGTGCTGGGACTGGATGTGCCGCTGGATACGCGGACCCTGCGCGCCACCGTGCTGGTGGTGGATGATGTGCCGACGAATATCGAAGTGATGGCC
The window above is part of the Chitinimonas sp. BJYL2 genome. Proteins encoded here:
- a CDS encoding ABC transporter substrate-binding protein — protein: MLYVISRLLMLAMLTAVVQATPIRLCHDDETVRSDPSAHLILMRELQRQSGHAIQLHGRAWTRCLAELRADVWDGAVGASFTPERAEMAIYPMKAGQPDAALSLNIDSYSLYRLREGTASWDGQRFSGIHGLVGVQRGYSIMNDLQAAQLTLDPSASSAGDNLRKLLAGRLVAAVLLSSDAEYAIQQHPDFQQRILRIDPPVVVKPFYLVFSRRFARQHPDVVQQLWQTLPAVRDSAAVRKAQMALRRK
- a CDS encoding M14-type cytosolic carboxypeptidase, encoding MPKLHISTAFDSGSIEVVSLDDHRDIQLRIKPDNASEFAQWFHFRLQGAAGLPVTLRFLNAGSSAYPDWHGYRVVASYDRQHWFRIDTEFDGQVMSASLTPYTNSIYFAYFEPYSWERHLDLLGFAAGSDKVEVEHLGATLDGRDMNVLRITNEESSVPVEHRKQVWLIARQHPGETMAEWFVEGFLERLLDGDDPVSRVLLDKCVFHVVPNMNPDGSVRGNLRTNAAGANLNREWGTPTLARSPEVYLVREKMRETGVDLFLDAHGDEARPYNFVAGCEGNPGYTPRLHHLEEAFKAAWIAVSPDFQDVHGYDKDAPGEANLTLATNWVGQHFDCLSYTIEMPFKDNANLPDEEYGWSGERSKKLGAGVLNAVYSVIDTVR
- a CDS encoding alpha-amylase family protein, with translation MQVKTRWASIALLSLLFACGGGGGSGSAGGSGTTPPQTPPPNPTPPTRPVLDPTYRASGHAAAGDVMVHLFEWKWADIATECETVLGPRGYQAVQISPPQEHIAGSAWWTRYQPVSHSLDKSRSGTRAEFVDMVGRCKAAGVAIYADAVINHMTAGSGTGTAGTAYTKYNYPGLFAQADFHATCGVNNYQSVANVQDCELVGLADLDTGSASVQQKLADYLLALARLGVAGFRIDAAKHIQPVELNAILAKVNQTLAAEGKPLPYYFAEVIDYGGEAVQKSDYFGLAYGSGGASDITEFKFRGVSDKFLQKGSQKLAELNPAGPAGAQFSAAAWGLMPADKAVVFLENHDTARDTGNPGLGYRDGAIWRLANVWMLAQSYGYPSILSGYGFDRSSLAGRDAGPPAGALACAASVEAATTGQWVCEHRDRAVANMVGFRRAVAGTSMTNWWDNGANAIAFSRGTKGFVAINREASALSRAFQTGLPAGKYCDVLTGLMASGVCTGQAVTVAADGMASLSLPSNSALALHVGQQAAP
- a CDS encoding DUF1653 domain-containing protein, with protein sequence MSQPNETVHYYRHTDGGLYSFVAHARSADTTGPLVVYEHLWPFDQGLWVRDRTEFETRFTPCTKAEVDAAMQGKRDEAQAAVNAAKAARRAAKGA
- a CDS encoding fumarate hydratase, with the protein product MTAIRQQDFIDSIADALQYISYYHPKDYIDALGKAYELEQSPAAKDAIAQILTNSRMCAEGHRPICQDTGIVCAFVKIGMGVKWDDATMSIEDMVNAGTRKAYLHPDNKLRASVLVDPAGKRLNTKDNTPAVTHIELVPGNTVEVHIAAKGGGSENKSKFAMLNPSDSIVDWVLKTVPLMGAGWCPPGMLGIGIGGTAEKAMLLAKRSLMDPIDIQELIARGPNNRVEELRLELYEKVNALGIGAQGLGGLATVLDVKIYDYPTHAASLPIAMIPNCAATRHVHFELDGSGPAELEAPKLEDWPQVTWKPAADATRVDLNSITQAQVASWKPGQTLLLNGKLLTGRDAAHKRMVDMLNKGEKLPVDFAGRFIYYVGPVDPVRDEVVGPAGPTTATRMDKFTEQVLAQTGLLGMIGKAERGPAGLDAIKKHQSVYLMAVGGAAYLVSKAIKGAKVVGFEDLGMEAIYEFDVVDMPVTVAVDSQGTSVHKTGPAEWQARIGKIPVATV
- a CDS encoding ferritin-like domain-containing protein, coding for MSASLYPAVQAAIAETDPEAKAAAATALWTQWQRGELNAGHGWSAPATTPGRPARPELVHPQQLSHRKLGSPGGRAALIHAIAHIEFNAINLALDHAARFAGMPADYYADWLRVAAEEALHFRLLRQHLHTLDADYGDFPAHNALWEMAERTADDVLARMALVPRLLEARGLDVTPGMQARLLAAGDTQAAAILDIIFRDEVGHVAVGNRWFRHLCHERNLDPVAEFRRLLRRYRAPRQIGELNIEARLRAGFETSELDALRDYSVNG